A region from the Streptomyces lydicus genome encodes:
- a CDS encoding MazG-like family protein yields the protein MTTRTEQATPPSTEPGTVGEDVWETVGRLARRFDAHDNAGGLDQAQQWTLQVLKIAEETGEASQAVIGARGTNPRKGDSHTWQDVHAEVADVIITGMVALARMRPDDAEQYLQRQLAAKAVKFLPAPAADRPSPTETA from the coding sequence ATGACCACGAGGACCGAGCAGGCGACGCCTCCGTCGACAGAACCCGGCACCGTGGGAGAAGACGTCTGGGAGACGGTCGGTCGCCTTGCCCGTCGCTTCGACGCCCACGACAACGCCGGCGGCCTGGACCAGGCACAGCAGTGGACACTGCAGGTCCTGAAGATTGCCGAGGAGACCGGCGAAGCCTCCCAGGCCGTCATCGGTGCCCGCGGCACCAACCCCCGCAAGGGCGACAGCCACACCTGGCAGGACGTCCACGCCGAGGTCGCAGACGTCATCATCACGGGCATGGTCGCCCTCGCCCGCATGCGCCCCGACGACGCGGAGCAGTATCTCCAACGTCAACTGGCGGCGAAGGCCGTCAAGTTCCTTCCAGCGCCGGCCGCCGACCGTCCATCCCCCACGGAGACAGCATGA